DNA sequence from the Paenibacillus physcomitrellae genome:
AAAAAGCACTGCACATCCAGGCGAGCGGTAGCGTTTATTCAGAGGGTCCGATCGGTGATCTCGAAATGGCCCACCGCCATTTAAAAGTGGTGATGAGCTTTATCGGGATTCCAACTCTCGAAGGGTTATTTGCGGAAGGGATGGCCGCCATGCCGGACAAAGCGGAATCCATTAAGCAGCAAGCGATTGAGCGGGCGCATCAGCTGGCCAAAACTTTCTAACCTGAACCAAGGAGGCTTTCAAATGAACATTCAGAGAGCGCAGGAAATTGTCTCTTCTCCCGAAATGATCAGTGTAACCTGTGAAGGCGCACAGATTTACATTCAGCATGTGGACGAGCAGCGTGAGACGGCGCGGGTTTTTCCGGTCGGCAGACCGCAGGAAGAACGTGATGTGCCAATTAATATGTTAGAGGAACAAGGTTAAATCAGAAGTGAAGAATAGGCTCTTGAATAAAATACGCTAAGTAAACAAGCGCACCCGAGGAATTTTTCGGGTGCGCTTGTTTATTTGTCTGTCTGGTAATTATTAGGTAATGGTCCCGCGCTTGTTGTATTTCATTCTTCCTTCGCTATAATAAACTATTGTGATTTGTCAGAGTAAAACGTTTAAATTGCGGCTTTTTATAAATTACTGATTGCTTTTGAACAAATACGTTTATGTGGTTTGTAGGTAACTGGTAAAATGGTAAGATCCAAAACGCTTGTTATAAGCGGAGCAAGGAGATGGTTGGATGGAAGGTGATTCCAAGATGCATATCCTACTGGTTGATGAGGATCCCAAATCTCTTCTTACCCTGCGGGCTATTCTTGGGGATGATGCCTATCAGCTGGTTTGGGCCAAAACCGGGGAAGAAGCTCTTGCCGAAATTCTTAAGTACGACTTCGCAGCTATACTACTGGATTTGAACGGGGCTGAGCAGGAAGACTTTGAAACCGCCAGAATCATGAAATCCGGAGATCGAACACAGTATGCTCCTATCGTATTTCTGACATCGGGCGATTTAGAACTGCAGGAAGTTTTAAAGCGGAATACACTTAATAGCTCGGACTATTTGATTAAGCCTTTCTACCCGATCAACGTAAAGGGGAAAATCGACAGGCTTACCGAGCTGCACCGGGCTAAACAGACGATCCGGCGGCAGAACGAAATTTTGAAAGAGATGAAAGAGGAAACGGAGCGGCTAAACAAGCAGCTTTCCGCTGTCTCTCACGAGCTTCGGGAATCCGAAGTTTTGCTGAACGTAGTGGCAGAATCTACGATCGACTCCATTCTGATCTTAGATGAGCAGGGGCATATTCTGAGGGGAAACCGTGCGCTGCAAGAAATGTTCCTCTA
Encoded proteins:
- a CDS encoding H-type small acid-soluble spore protein gives rise to the protein MNIQRAQEIVSSPEMISVTCEGAQIYIQHVDEQRETARVFPVGRPQEERDVPINMLEEQG